The genomic interval AGTCGGCTTGATATAGATATAGGTGATAATATTGGTTAGTAAAGAATCTTTTTCCTGTTCAGAAAAATAATGAGAAGCTTGATAAGAATCGTTTTTACACGAAAAAAATAAAGAAAGGCAAATGAGTAATGCAAAGTTTTTCATATTGGTTGTGCAAAAAATGGGGTATTTCTAATTTATTAAAAACAAAACCCTATTTCGTGCTAGTATGGCACGAAATAGGGTATATTACTACTATTGTTTGTAATTTTTAGCATCAGGGTTGTATTCTGCCCAACCCGAAGTCCAGTCTGTTGTACCGTTAAAAGCACCGATATAGTTAGCCGTTTCAAAACCCGATGGCAATGCTACAGCACCTTTTGTAAGGCTATTTGTAGCAGCGGTATTGATAGTGAAATTAGGTGTTGCATTGAAAATACCAGCATTGATACCTGCCAATGTATAGTTAGCCAACAATTGGTTTCCTGTTTGTTTAGCAAACCAAGCTGAAGGAGTTTCTGTACCGATTAACAAGTTGTTGCTTGGCGTAGCTGTGTCGATATCTCTGATAGCAAAACCTCTTGGAGTAAACGTAACCGAACCACCAGTACCAAAGCCATTGTCGCCCCATTTGTCAACACCAGCCACAACAATACCTTTCAATACCAAATCACCTTTGGCTGCATTGGCTGCTGTTGTACTACCGTCGATATATACACCATTTGGATAAGCCGTTACAAAAGTATTGTAGATTTTTAGTTTGTTGTTTCTGCGTAAGTGCATACCGTTTTGGAACTGTAACGAAATAGATGTTTCAGCCGCCGCTTTAGCTCCAATAATACTTACGTTGGCAAATGTAGCCGAAGTAAATGGCTCAGCAGCAGTACCTTGCCCGTCGTTATCAACTTCAAAGCCATTTGAACCAGACTGGTCGGCTTGTGTTGTACCTCTAAGACCTACAGCAAATTGAATATTACCGTGGAAACCAAAGTCAACATCGAAGTCATCGTCCAAACCTCTGTAAGCGATAAGGTGCTTAGCATTGGCCGATCCGCCAAACCACTCAAATGAGTCGTCAAGACCATACGAAGCCATAAGGTAGTCCATTGTAGTACCATTACCTACCGAGCCAAACGTAAATGAGTTCACTTCTTGGTTAGGGTTGATAGGTACACCAGCATATTCAACTCTAACATATTTCAACGAACCCGAGTTGTCGGTATCGTCAGTACCTCCGTGCCATGCTTTGTAGCCACCTTCTAATTGGTCAGAGCCACCAGCACGGTTGTTGATCGCTTTACCACAAATTACCAAGCCACCCCAGTCGCCTGGTTCACGAGCACCTGGGTCTCTTTCAGATGTAAATACAATAGGAGCACTAGCAGTACCGTTAGCAATGATTTTGCTACCACGTTGAACAATCAATGTACCTTTGGTAGCACGGTCGCCAATGATTACAGTACCAGCTTCGATAGTCAGTGTACCTGTAGTAGCACCAGCGTTGGCTACCTGAGTGGTGTCGGCACCTACACGAACAAAACCTACTAATTTGTAAATTTTGTCTTTTGTCCAGTTTACATTACCCGTCAACAAGCCTTTTACTTCTACTACTTGTTTGGCAGGAATAGCCGAAATAGTTACTGTAATAAGCGATAACTCTGATTTTTGGCCAGCTTTGTCAGTAGCTTGAAGGCTAAAATTTACAGTAGAGCCACTCGCCAAACTTTCGATTTTGTAAGCATAAGTATAGTTGGCACTGCTTTCGCCTGCAAATGTTTTGGTTTCTAAAGGAGCACCGTTTTTCAAAAGAGTTACCGACTGCAATCCGCCAGGGGCATTGATAGATGCAGCCAGGCTGAGGTCTGCACCCGGAAGGCCCGACAATGCACTGTTAGTTACGCTGATGGTAGGTATTGGCGTTACCTCGTCGTCTTTTTTACAAGACTGTAATACAATGCCAACCGTTAAGAATAAAGCAAGCAAAAGGGTTGCTTTTCTTTGGAGAGTTTTAAAGCTCATCATTTTACTAATTTTAGGTTATGAATTGATTCTTAGAGTTGTCTGTTTAGAAACCCTTGTTTTGTTTAATAAATTGAATATGTAAGTCCTAGTGAGAAAGAGCTACCCGGTTTGTAGTTTTGAATTACTTCGTCTTTATTTCTGTCAAAAATACCGTCACGGTTACCGTCTTGAAGAATCAAGAATGATTGGTTGAGGATATCCGATGCACTGGCTTTTACGACAAGTTTTTTTCCGATTTTTCTTGAAATATTAAGGTCTACTACATTTCTAGGCATTTCGTATAGGTCTGGGTAGCCATCAAAACCTACTGCGAAGATTCTTTTTCCTACTACGTTGTAAAGAACACTTCCTTGCCATGCTGTTTCGGGTGTGCCATAATACAACCCAAGGTTGAGGATATAAGGCGATTGCCCTTGGAGTGGACGGTCAACGGCAATTTTTTGGCTATTATCAGTAATTCTACTTTTAATCAAAGCTCCGTTGAATATTAGGCTGGTATTTTTGATGATATGATTATCTGATAAGTTTTGTAACGATTTTCTTAACTCAACCTCAATCCCTGCGTCGTATGCTTTGTCGAAGTTGTCAAAGTTGAAGTTTTTAGCTCCCAACGAACCTGCATTGGCATCTATTTCGGCTTCGATAGCATTTTTGAAATCTTTGTAAAATAGGGCTACACTAACTACTTCGGCAGGTGTTGGGTAATATTCCCAACGGAAGTCGAAGTTGTGAATCTCGGCAGTTTTTAGGCTAGGATTACCATTATATACTACATTGAAGTTAAAGTCGTAGAAAGACAAAGGAGCGATTTCTCTGAACTCTGGACGGTTCAACGACATACCGTAGGCTGCTCTTAACAGCATTTTTTCTGAAAAGTTGTAGGTCATATTTACCGACGGAAGCACTTTGGTAATAGGGTTGTTGACATTTACAGCCGCTCCGCCAATGAAGGCACTTTTCAGGGATTGGGTGTTGTCTTCTACACGAACGCCAGCGATAATATTGAATTTCTTGGTGATTGGTACATTTACTTGTGCATAATAAGCCAACAATTTGTTTTCGGCTGTGTAAGAGTCATTTGGATTGGTTTGTTCGTCGATTAAGACGCCTCTCGATCCAAAGTTTTCTAGCTGGAATACCTTAGAAATATCGCTAAAATCTAACTGAGCCGATGCACTGCGTTTATAACCCAAGTTACGAGTTGAATAATCACGACTCTTCATTTCGTAGAATACCCCCCCTTTGATTTCTAATTCTTTTTGGTCGCCAAAGGCTACTTTTTTCGTAAGGTTTACACTTCCCGAATACGAATTTTCGTCAAGCTCGGTAAATACACGACCCAAATAAAAGGCTTGAGCCGTACCCACTGGGATAAATACCGTACGTTGGTCGGTTTGTGGGTCAACATCCGAGCGGTAACGTCTATAATCTGGTTGTTTTCTAAACGATTTGTTATAACCAGCAACCCAATCTACCGACAATTTACCTTCGTCAAAATCATGCTTTCCTGTAAGCTGGCCAGTATAAATACCACGATATACTTGGTCGAAAGAATGGTTGTTTTGGGTAGTACCATTTTCGATAACCGTACCAAAACGATTGGTATAATTAGCAATACTAGCTTGGTTAAATAGGTTTTTGAAGTTGAACGAATGCTTTTCATTGAGTTTCAACGACCAGTTGTGCATAATACCTACACGAATCGTGTTGTTATAGGTATCGTCGTTGAAGTCATAAATTTGCGATTTTGTATCGTTGATATTGGTATTAAAATCATTTCTTTTGGCTCTGTAATACTGATTGGTATTGCTGTAGCTTACCGATGTAATATTGCCAAGTTTGATATTAGCATCAATTACTTTAAAATTTCCTGTAAAAGCATATCGCTGGTCGAGCATAGCCGTACCTTCATTGGCTACCCAGTCGTTTCTAAATGCCTTGCTATAGTTGGTAATAGCGTCAGTCCCTTGTGTAATAGGGTCGATTTTGGCTGGAATAATACTCGGTAAATCGTTATAACCATTATCAAAACCTGTCCAATAATTGTTGCCTCTGGCAGCACTTTTAAAGTTTTTGAAAGTAGTTCCATTTCTCAAACCAAAGCTTATATCAAATACAAAGCTGTTTCTTTCAGGAATACCCTTGGTAAATATTTTTACAATACCCCCACCAAAATCGGCTGGTAGCTCTGCGGCAGGTGTTTTGTATACCAAGAATCTATCAATCTGAGAACTAGGAATAATATCAAAAGAAAACGATTTAACGTCGGTTTCCATACTAGGCGTAAAGGCATTATGCAACATTACGTTATTGTAACGTTGGCTTAGCCCTCTGATATTGATAAAGCGGTCGCCAATAATCGTAACACCTGGTACACGCTTGGCTACTGCGGCAGCGTCTCTGTCTTGGGTTTTGCCAATCTGAGCCGCCGAAATACCACTAACAATTTGTTGGGCTGCTTTTATTTCTGAAATAACCGAAACCTCGGTATTGGTCAGTTTTTGTCCTACTACACGTACTTCTTGTAGTGTTGCACCTTCTTCTTCAATCACGGTGTTGATTTCGGTAACTCTTTCAGCCTCAACTTTTACGTTAGGAATCGTTTTGGTTTTGTAACCTACAAACGAAATCTTTAAAGAATATACGCCTGGAACGACTCTGCTGAGCGAGAAAAAACCATTGATGTCGGCCGAAGTACCTTTGTTTTGTCCTTCAATAATTACGGTAGCACCAATAATGTCTTCTTTTGTAACAGCATCTTTGATATTTCCACGAATAGTACCAGTTTGTTGAGCTTGAATAAAGGAGATTGAGGAGAAGAATAACGATAATATCAGTAGTAAACGTTTATGAGTCATATTGGTTATGAGTTAAAAATGGAGTCGTCCCAATTTTTAGTTGGAAACTATTTTTTACTCGACAAAATTAAGCCCCTAATATTACCTAATTATTACTCGCTGATTAATATTAAATTAACTGAAATATATATTATTAAGTTTCTGATTTTCAGGTGTTTGGTGGATTTTTTGCCTTTCTTGAAGGTTTGAGATGATTTTTAAATCAAGGTTTTGTAAGAAAGGAAAGGTATTTAATATATCCTTAATATTTAAAAAATATTGAGGATATATAGTGCCTTATTATTATCGTTATTCTGCAAAAGATAGGATACTAAAGAATAGACATTATCGGCAAATATGTGATATGTGTAATATCTTTAGGGTATTGTGTAACACCAAGTATAGCGATTATCGTCACCTTTGTTTAATGATTATGAATTAGTCATCTAAACAAAATATCATGAACAAAGCTCCAGAGAAAGTTGCTGAAACCTTTAAAATTACTGGCGATTGGTATAGCCAATCACAACAGCTAAAGGACAAATTTGCTCAGCTCACCGATGCCGACTTAAAATTTGAAGTAGGTAAAGAAGAAGCCCTGTTGAGTAGAGTAGAAAACCGATTAAATAAAAAGCGACAAGAAGTCATTAATATTATCAAAAAAGGTCAGCCTGCAAAAGATTAAGTTGTTTTGAAAGGATAGAAATTGTGGTATTTGATAAATAGTCACAAGCTATCCCGTAAAAGCAATGAAAGGACAGCTCTTCATAAGACTGTTCTTTTCACCATACAATTTTACCTCTTAATACATTGGAAAATTCAGAATTGGAAAAATCTAAAACCTTTATTATCGTCGAAATTATTGAATATATTCCTAATTCGGTCGTAATAAAAACTATTATTCGTAAAACAACGGGTAATGTATCTGCTGTTTCTTTTGATTCTGGAGAAGCTTTATCGGGGAAAATATCGGCATTTGATACATTTATTCAGGTAATAGACGGGCAGGCAGAAGTTGAAATAGACGGTAAATCTAGTTTACTCGAAACAGGGCAAGCCATTATTATTCCTGCACACAAGTCTAGCACCATAAAGGCCAACGTGCGATTCAAGATGCTCTCTACTATTATTAAAAGTGGATATGAATGACCTTTGCTAGCTAAAAAACTAGCGAATATTGTTTCGTAACTATGGCTATATATATAATCTATTACACAATTAAAATACATTACAATGAAATCAAATAAAATATTTCTTAGCATATTGGCGGCTTTGGCGGCTGGTACTTTAATAGGCATTATTATAGCCCCAGAAAAAGGTAGTATCACAAGAAAGAATATTGTTGGAAAAGGCGAAGACTACCTCGACGAACTAAAAGACAAATACGAAGGTATTTTGGAAGTTATCAACAAAAAAGTACAAAGTACCTGGAACGAGGCTGAAGAGTTGGTGGCTAAAAATAAAGCTAACTTAGAAGACCACAAGAATATAAGCCTTTGAATATAAGAGTTTTGTATTCGTTATAGTAAAATATAAATTAAGAGATTTCTGATGAACAACAACGCAACATCAATAGAAACGCTTTGCGAAAAAGCCGAAGATTATACCAAAACTACGATAGCATTATTTAGGCTTCGTACAATCGCTAAATCGGCTGATATAGTATCATCTTTGGCTGTTCAACTGCTTCTTGCTATTGTTGTTGCAATGGTTGTTTTGATGTTAACTGTCGGTGTAGCATTTTGGCTAGGCGAAGCCCTAGGAAAAATTTACTATGGCTTTTTTGTGGTAGCAGGTGTTTATGCTGTGGGTGCTATTATACTTTATATTCTGCGACGTCAATGGATTAAAGTGCCTATTAGCAACATTGTAATTGAGAATATGTTAAAATAAAAAAGTATGAAAACCCCAAGCGAAACTGACGTATTGAACGAAATGATTATTTTGTTGCACAACAAGCAAGTACAAGATTTACAGGCTTTGAAACAACAAACGGCTCAAATCTATGAAAATATGCAACCTATCAATATTCTGAAAAATACCTTTCAGGAAGTGGGCGTTGTACCCGACCTAAAAAACAATATTCTCAATACCATTATTGGACTAACAACTGGGTATATTTCTAAAAAAATTATCATAGGCAATTCTCATAATCCCATTAAGAGAATACTAGGTACGATTTTAGAATTTACAATTGCCAATGTTGTCGCCAAAAATTCTACCAAAATTATAACTGTTGTCGAAGCCTTGGTAAGTCAAGTTGCGACCTATAATAGTAAACCCAAAGACAAACTGCCCTCCGGGGGGGGGGGGATTGTGAATTAGTGAACTGGAAAGTATGGATTTAGATAATAAATATTGAAAATACCAATTGGTGAATATAAAATAGAACTTGATTTATTTACTAATCACTCAATCACAACTATCAGCTTTGTAATGTGATAATTTTTCAACATTTTAAATAGAAAATACTATGAACACAATTGAAATTGAGGGTAATTGGGAAGAGCAAAAAGGAAAGCTAAAACAAATGTTTGCTATCTTAACAGACGATGATTTGATGTTTGAGAAGGGTAAAAAACAAGAAATGTTGGGCAAGCTTCAGACCAAAGTAGGAAAAACCAAAGAGGAATTTGACAAAATGATGTCGCAGTTGTAATCAATTCTATTTCTTCCAAAACACCGAAACCAATGAAAAGGAATGAAACGCTTCAAAAAGACGTTCAAGATGCCATTAAATGGGAACCATTATTGAATGCTGCCGAAATTGGGGTTACAGCCAAAGATGGTATTGTTACACTTTCTGGCGTGGTTGATAGCTATGCCAAAAAATCGGAAGCAGAATATGCTACCAAAAATGTAACGGGTGTAAGGGCTATCGTCGAGAATATTACTATCAAGTTTGATACTACTGGCCAAAAAGATGATGCCGATATTGCCAAAGATGTAGTTAATGCTCTTGGCTGGAGCTGGGCTGTACCAAAAGATAGAGTACAGGTAAAAGTAGAAGAGGGCTGGGTAACTTTGGAAGGTGAACTTTTCTGGAATTATGAAAAACAAGCTGCTCAAAAAGCTATCAAAGATATTGTCGGTATTACAGGGGTTACCAATGGCATCAAGATTAAGTCGGAAACCCATGATGAAATCGAAAAAAAGAATATCGAAAATGCTCTTATCCGCAACTGGTCTGTTGATAATCAGGACATTATCGTAAATGTATTGGGTAATACCGTTACCCTTACTGGAACGGTACGTTCTTTATACCAAAAAGATGAAGCCGAACGTATGGCATGGAATGCCCCTGGGGTATGGACTGTCAATAACGAATTAACAGTAGAATATAATGACGATTAGAGGGTTGGCTAAAAATGGGATAGTATATACTTTCCCGTTTTTATTATGCACTATATAATCTTCATTTTTGATGTATTTATTGCCTATCAAAATACAGGTAATGGTTTGATTAAAAGGAATATAGCTGACATAATCAGAAGTGTGATTTATACAATATTTTACGGTAAATATGTAATAGCAATCTGATGAAATTAGGCCAACCATGTATCATGGTTATGTAGCCAACCAATAAACCTAATTGAATAAATGGGAAAAAGACTATCTGGAAAAGTCAGAATACTGCCAGCTCTTTGTTTCCTAATACCATATCTAGTAGTAGGATATATACTACATAAGTCTGTTAATATAAAATCAATATGCCTATTGACTTTACTGATACATACTACTACAACGATATGCCCAAAAATAGAACTTGTTTATGAATAATTAAAAGCAATAGTTTCGCACCTATTGTTTTCAACATATTACCCTTACTAAATAGAATTGATGAAAAAAATACTATTACCCCTAGGACTGAGTTTACTTATGGTACTTACAATGATAGTCAGTTGTATCAATACCCCCGCTCAGCGAGTACGAAATGCCCAAAACAAAGTGGTTGAAGCCAACAAAGATTTGAATAAGGCCAATGAAGAATATGTAGCCGATATTCAAAATTATCGCCATGAAATAGCTGATAAAATCTTGGAAAACAACCAAAGTATAGCTAAGCTCAATGCTCAGAAGAAACTAGGCCAAGCCCCCGACAATATTGAGTACAACCAAAAAGTAGCCGACCTTGAGCAAAAAAATAATGAGATGAGAGTCAAGTTAGATAATTATAAGCTCGAAGGCAAAGACCAATGGCAAGTTTTCAAAACCAAATTTAGCCAAGATATGGACAACCTCGGAACGGCAGTTAAAACGTTAGTATCCAAAATTAAATAATCAAGCATTTTTTGTAATATTCTTATAATGAGTGTATTATATGTATATTTTGTTTTTTGATATTATATAATATACCAACTATGCTATTATTGATAAGTATTAGTGCAAAGTTTAGTACTCATATTTAATCACTCATTTATCTAGTTCTGAACACCTATACACGATAAAACTAATTCAATACAAAAATGAAAAAAGTAACTTTAATGTTTGCGATGTTATTGGCTGCAACCAGCTATATCAATGCCCAAGATAGTAGCGATAAGCGTGACAACATCATGTTTGGTCTAAAAGCTGGTACAAATTACTCTAATGTGTATGACTCACAAGGAGAGGCATTCAATGCCAATGCAAAATATGGAGTAGCCGCAGGGGTATATTTAGGGATTCCGTTTGGTAAATTAATTGGAATTCAGCCAGAAGTACTCTTTTCGCAGAAGGGTTTCCAAGCAACAGGAAAAATCCTAGGTAGTACTTATGATTTTACTCGTACTACTTCTTATATAGATGTGCCTATTTTCTTAGCTATCAAACCCATCAAATTTATTACTATTTTGGCAGGCCCGCAGTTTTCTTATTTAATCAAACAGAAAGATGTATTTGCCGATGGAACAACAACGGTTGCACAAGAAACAGAATTTAGTAATGATAACCTTCGCAAAAATATTATGTGTTTTGTTGGAGGTGTCGACATAAACCTAAATCACCTTGTGATAGGGGCTAGAGCTGGTTGGGATGTACAAAACAACAGTGGTTCGGGTAGTTCAACTACCCCTCGTTATAAAAATGCTTGGTTACAAGCTACGATTGGTTTTAACTTATATTGATGAATAGGGGCGTTTGACCAACTAACGTATATAAATTTGAGTTAGTTGGTTATACTCATAGTTCATATAATAGGCTATTGGTTTGAATAGTAATAGCTAGAAAACACTTTATGCCATCTGCCTAAATGAGAGAATGGGTTGTTTTACTCAAAAAACTACAACTTTATGTTACAACCCTTATTTTTTAAATAATTAATGATGAAATAGTTAATATGTTTATTGGTTAGATAGCAATATCGTGAATGCTTTAATCTACGATATTCAATTTCCAGTACATCAATAACTAATTCTATCAAAGTCTTTATCAATTAAGCAAAACAGTGTGAAGAGAGATGAAATCGTTCTGTACTATTACGGAACGATTTTTTGTGTTGTCGGCTCTTATCTGTGAATTATATAACTATCTATATGTATTATGTAACGTCATTTGGGCAGAAATCAGCAACTTTACTTAATATCATAACTGAGCCACTAATTACTAAAAATAGCTTTAAGCAAGAATAAGAATATCTTTCCTGAATTAAATGTAAAAATCTGTATAACAGAATGTTATATTTTTTGGGCTAGTAAGCTTTAGCTTATGTAATCTTCATTATTAATTAGTCATTACTAAATTCGGAAAAGGTGAGAAAGAGAATAGCCATAAACCATACCAATAATGTGACCGTTGAAGGAGCGATTGAAGTTTTTTCAACACAAAACCAACAGGACATCGCAGCCATAGAGTCGTCATTACCAGAAATACTGTTTGTAACATCGTATCCACCTCGTGAGTGTGGTATTGCCACATATTCGCAGGATTTGGTAAAAGCCCTCAACAATAAATTTAACCATTCATTTTCGTTGAAAGTGTGTGCTTTAGAATCGGAAAGCGAGCAGCACCATTATCCCAAAGAGGTAAAATATATACTAAATACCAGTGTACCAAAGGCTTTTGTGAAATTAGCTAAAAAAATCAACGAAGATACCACCATCCAAATTGTCATGATTCAGCATGAGTTTGGCTTCTTTGATAGTACCAAAGATGAATTTTTGTTATTCCAGAGCCTCCTTACCAAGCCCATTGTCATTGTGTTTCATACGGTGCTACCATTGCCTCAATTGTCCTTAAAAACACACGTTCAGCAGGTGGCTAGTACAGCGGCGGCAGTGATTGTAATGACCCATTTTTCATCGGATGTCCTCATCAATGATTATGATATTCTTCCCGAAAAAATTACAGTAATTCCGCATGGCACACACCTAGTACCTCATGCCGACCAAGAATTACTAAAGGTCAAATACGATTTGTCCGGAAAAACCGTACTTTCTACTTTTGGTTTATTGAGTTCGGGCAAAAGTATAGAAACAACTTTAGAGGCACTTCCTGCTATTATAGAGCATAATCCCGACGTGCTTTTCTTAATAATTGGAAAAACACACCCTTCGGTAGTAAAGCGTGAGGGCGAAAAATATCGACAAATGCTTGAACATAAAGCATCGGCACTCCATTTAGAAAAACACGTGCGATTTATCAATGCTTTTCTGCCCCTCGATACCCTACTCGAATATTTGCAGCTTACTGATATTTATCTGTTTACTTCTAAAGACCCCAACCAAGCCGTAAGTGGTACGTTCTCGTATGCTATTAGCTGTGGTTGTCCTATTATTTCTACACCTATTCCTCACGCACGTGAAGTTTTACAAAATGATGCAGGAATTATTATAGACTTTGAAAACGCCGAGCAATTGACCTATGCCGTCAATAGCTTAATCAGCGATGCTGCTTTGCGAAAAAGTATTAGCTCTAACGGACTCCACCGAATGGCCTCTACGGCTTGGGAAAATGCCGCTATTGCTCATGCTATTCTTTTTGAAGGCATTAGCAACGAACATATTACCTTACATTATCATATTCCTGTTATAAACCTTGACCATATCAAGAAAATGACCACCAATTTTGGTATGATTCAGTTTGCCCAGATTAATCATCCCGATATTGATACAGGCTATACCCTCGACGACAACGCACGGGCTATGGTGGCTTTATGTCAACACTTTGAGCTTACCAACGACCCCGCCGATATACCTTATATCAGTACCTATTTTAATTTTATTAAGTTTTGTTTACAGCCCGAAGGCTATTTCCTCAATTATGTCGACGAGCAATTTACCTTTACTGAGCAAAACCACGCTACCAATTTGGCCGACTCCAACGGTCGAGCTATTTGGGCTTTGGGCTATCTGATTTCTGTTGGAAATCTGTTGCCTCACAAGCTGATTGCCGAAGCAGAGGCTACATTACAAAGCACTTTGGACAATATTAGCAAGATTCACTCTACTCGTGCTATGGCTTTTGCTATCAAGGGTTTATTTTATGCTAATAGCAAAAACGGAACTTATCAAAACCTTCCGTTTATAGAAAAACTAGCCAATAGACTCGTACAAATGTACCGTCATGAGTCTAGTAGCGAATGGGAATGGTTTGAAAGCTATTTAACCTACGCCAACAGTATTTTGCCCGAAGC from Flectobacillus major DSM 103 carries:
- a CDS encoding Ig-like domain repeat protein, translated to MMSFKTLQRKATLLLALFLTVGIVLQSCKKDDEVTPIPTISVTNSALSGLPGADLSLAASINAPGGLQSVTLLKNGAPLETKTFAGESSANYTYAYKIESLASGSTVNFSLQATDKAGQKSELSLITVTISAIPAKQVVEVKGLLTGNVNWTKDKIYKLVGFVRVGADTTQVANAGATTGTLTIEAGTVIIGDRATKGTLIVQRGSKIIANGTASAPIVFTSERDPGAREPGDWGGLVICGKAINNRAGGSDQLEGGYKAWHGGTDDTDNSGSLKYVRVEYAGVPINPNQEVNSFTFGSVGNGTTMDYLMASYGLDDSFEWFGGSANAKHLIAYRGLDDDFDVDFGFHGNIQFAVGLRGTTQADQSGSNGFEVDNDGQGTAAEPFTSATFANVSIIGAKAAAETSISLQFQNGMHLRRNNKLKIYNTFVTAYPNGVYIDGSTTAANAAKGDLVLKGIVVAGVDKWGDNGFGTGGSVTFTPRGFAIRDIDTATPSNNLLIGTETPSAWFAKQTGNQLLANYTLAGINAGIFNATPNFTINTAATNSLTKGAVALPSGFETANYIGAFNGTTDWTSGWAEYNPDAKNYKQ
- a CDS encoding TonB-dependent receptor translates to MTHKRLLLILSLFFSSISFIQAQQTGTIRGNIKDAVTKEDIIGATVIIEGQNKGTSADINGFFSLSRVVPGVYSLKISFVGYKTKTIPNVKVEAERVTEINTVIEEEGATLQEVRVVGQKLTNTEVSVISEIKAAQQIVSGISAAQIGKTQDRDAAAVAKRVPGVTIIGDRFINIRGLSQRYNNVMLHNAFTPSMETDVKSFSFDIIPSSQIDRFLVYKTPAAELPADFGGGIVKIFTKGIPERNSFVFDISFGLRNGTTFKNFKSAARGNNYWTGFDNGYNDLPSIIPAKIDPITQGTDAITNYSKAFRNDWVANEGTAMLDQRYAFTGNFKVIDANIKLGNITSVSYSNTNQYYRAKRNDFNTNINDTKSQIYDFNDDTYNNTIRVGIMHNWSLKLNEKHSFNFKNLFNQASIANYTNRFGTVIENGTTQNNHSFDQVYRGIYTGQLTGKHDFDEGKLSVDWVAGYNKSFRKQPDYRRYRSDVDPQTDQRTVFIPVGTAQAFYLGRVFTELDENSYSGSVNLTKKVAFGDQKELEIKGGVFYEMKSRDYSTRNLGYKRSASAQLDFSDISKVFQLENFGSRGVLIDEQTNPNDSYTAENKLLAYYAQVNVPITKKFNIIAGVRVEDNTQSLKSAFIGGAAVNVNNPITKVLPSVNMTYNFSEKMLLRAAYGMSLNRPEFREIAPLSFYDFNFNVVYNGNPSLKTAEIHNFDFRWEYYPTPAEVVSVALFYKDFKNAIEAEIDANAGSLGAKNFNFDNFDKAYDAGIEVELRKSLQNLSDNHIIKNTSLIFNGALIKSRITDNSQKIAVDRPLQGQSPYILNLGLYYGTPETAWQGSVLYNVVGKRIFAVGFDGYPDLYEMPRNVVDLNISRKIGKKLVVKASASDILNQSFLILQDGNRDGIFDRNKDEVIQNYKPGSSFSLGLTYSIY
- a CDS encoding cupin domain-containing protein; protein product: MENSELEKSKTFIIVEIIEYIPNSVVIKTIIRKTTGNVSAVSFDSGEALSGKISAFDTFIQVIDGQAEVEIDGKSSLLETGQAIIIPAHKSSTIKANVRFKMLSTIIKSGYE
- a CDS encoding YtxH domain-containing protein, whose translation is MKSNKIFLSILAALAAGTLIGIIIAPEKGSITRKNIVGKGEDYLDELKDKYEGILEVINKKVQSTWNEAEELVAKNKANLEDHKNISL
- a CDS encoding CsbD family protein, whose product is MNTIEIEGNWEEQKGKLKQMFAILTDDDLMFEKGKKQEMLGKLQTKVGKTKEEFDKMMSQL
- a CDS encoding BON domain-containing protein, which encodes MKRNETLQKDVQDAIKWEPLLNAAEIGVTAKDGIVTLSGVVDSYAKKSEAEYATKNVTGVRAIVENITIKFDTTGQKDDADIAKDVVNALGWSWAVPKDRVQVKVEEGWVTLEGELFWNYEKQAAQKAIKDIVGITGVTNGIKIKSETHDEIEKKNIENALIRNWSVDNQDIIVNVLGNTVTLTGTVRSLYQKDEAERMAWNAPGVWTVNNELTVEYNDD
- a CDS encoding porin family protein, translated to MKKVTLMFAMLLAATSYINAQDSSDKRDNIMFGLKAGTNYSNVYDSQGEAFNANAKYGVAAGVYLGIPFGKLIGIQPEVLFSQKGFQATGKILGSTYDFTRTTSYIDVPIFLAIKPIKFITILAGPQFSYLIKQKDVFADGTTTVAQETEFSNDNLRKNIMCFVGGVDINLNHLVIGARAGWDVQNNSGSGSSTTPRYKNAWLQATIGFNLY
- a CDS encoding glycosyltransferase, which encodes MRKRIAINHTNNVTVEGAIEVFSTQNQQDIAAIESSLPEILFVTSYPPRECGIATYSQDLVKALNNKFNHSFSLKVCALESESEQHHYPKEVKYILNTSVPKAFVKLAKKINEDTTIQIVMIQHEFGFFDSTKDEFLLFQSLLTKPIVIVFHTVLPLPQLSLKTHVQQVASTAAAVIVMTHFSSDVLINDYDILPEKITVIPHGTHLVPHADQELLKVKYDLSGKTVLSTFGLLSSGKSIETTLEALPAIIEHNPDVLFLIIGKTHPSVVKREGEKYRQMLEHKASALHLEKHVRFINAFLPLDTLLEYLQLTDIYLFTSKDPNQAVSGTFSYAISCGCPIISTPIPHAREVLQNDAGIIIDFENAEQLTYAVNSLISDAALRKSISSNGLHRMASTAWENAAIAHAILFEGISNEHITLHYHIPVINLDHIKKMTTNFGMIQFAQINHPDIDTGYTLDDNARAMVALCQHFELTNDPADIPYISTYFNFIKFCLQPEGYFLNYVDEQFTFTEQNHATNLADSNGRAIWALGYLISVGNLLPHKLIAEAEATLQSTLDNISKIHSTRAMAFAIKGLFYANSKNGTYQNLPFIEKLANRLVQMYRHESSSEWEWFESYLTYANSILPEAMLCAWLATGNPIYKSIAKSSFDFLLSKTFRDDSIKVISNKSWLQKGEEQFPPAIGGEQPIDIAYTILALSKFYGVFKEEEYMKKMETSFNWFLGNNHLHQIIYNPCTGGCYDGLEETSVNLNQGAESTVSYLMARLTIEKSFKNSLIDSLQEEDSLQI